DNA from Marinagarivorans cellulosilyticus:
ACCCGCAGGCGTCTTTACTTCATCGAGCAGTTTGCACGGTGGCCAAGAATCTACACTACTGAGTATGTACTTACCCCTTCTGCACCACGGCATGGTGATTGCTGGTATTCCTTATAGTGAACCGTGCATCCACACAACACATTCTGGTGGCGGGCCATACGGTGCCAGCCACCACAGCCATAGCGCCAACAGCACAAACACGAGTGTGCAACTGACCCCCGAAGAGCAAGCCGCTTGTTTTGCTCTGGGCAAACGTATTGCAATGCTTGCCAGCAAGCTTGCTGCACCGCTACCCCATACCGATTAATTTAGGATGACTCCGTGTCCACACCCCCTCTTTCAACACCACCATTAACCGACGCAAATACCGCGCAGCAGCGGATTACAGTATTCGAACGCCGCGCATTATATGCCCACTGGGCAACATTGTTTTTCTATTGCGCTTTATTAGCACTGTTTAGCTTGCACCAATGGTTTAGGCCCGAAGGTATTAGCCTATTCCAGTGGTCTGTACAGTGCTTACCGCTATTGATGTTTTGGTTTGGTTTACGCATTCGCAAGCGGCGCACTTATTCGTGGCTAGGCTTTGTGCTCTTTTTATACTTTATAAAAGGCGTAGAAGGTGTAATGGGCTTTACGCCAACCCTATTCGATTGGTGTTTACTCATATTTAGTACATCGCTTTTTATCACCAGCACTATGGCGGCGCGCTGGCTATTACTCAAAGAAAAAGAACTGTATTTATTGCGCCAAAACACAACTGGTAACAGTGATGACATTACAGAAATATCAACACCACAATAAACATCGGCGCCCAAGCCGGGCAGCCATTCAATAACGCCGCAGGTAGTGGCGCCTTGTAACATATTTTTAATTAAGGACACTCATGAGTAACTCAACTCCAAGTAAAAACATTTTCGTACGCATATGGCGCTTCTTATGGGGTGCCGTTAGTTGGCTGCGCATTGCTATGCTCAACGTCATTTTCTTAGTTGTGCTATTTATTGTGTTTTCTACCGTTATGGAATCGGCGCCCAAACCGATAGAACAACCTGGCCCCTTATTTATTGCACCATCGGGCATATTGGTGGATCAACTCAGTTACGAGCCTCCGCTGGCTGCCCTTACTGGCGATACGCCACCTGAAACCCATTTGCGCAGTTTAATTGAAAGCATCCAGCGAGCCACCACTGACAATCGCGTCACTGGACTTATTATTAAATTAAATGATTTAAACGGCGGTGGCATCAGCAAAATTCAAGAGCTAGGCCAAGCCATCACCGCCTTCAAGCAAAGCCAAAAACCTGTAATCGCTTACGGTAATTTTCTGGATCAGCAACAATATTATTTAGCCAGCTATGCCGACACTATTTTTATCCACGACATGGGCGGCGTTGCTATTACCGGCTTTGGCTTATACCGCAACTATTTTAAAGGCTTAATCGATAAACTCGGCATTAATGTACACGTTTTTAAATCGGGAACATTTAAAGACTTTGTCGAGCCGTACATTCGCACAGATATGTCTGAGCCCTCGCGTGCACACAACGAAGCTTGGATAACATCACTATGGCAAACCTATAGCAACGACGTAGAGCAGCGCCGTGATTTAGCCAGCGGCCAACTCGACAACTACATTAAAAAGCTACCGCAACTACTAAGCGACGCCGATGGCAATAGCGCTAAATTAGCGCAGGACTACAAACTGGTTGACGAGATAGGTTCAAAGCAAGCATTAATTAACTACTTAATCGAGCAGTTTGGCCAAAGTAAAGACGATAGCAATATGTTTAA
Protein-coding regions in this window:
- a CDS encoding DUF2069 domain-containing protein, producing the protein MSTPPLSTPPLTDANTAQQRITVFERRALYAHWATLFFYCALLALFSLHQWFRPEGISLFQWSVQCLPLLMFWFGLRIRKRRTYSWLGFVLFLYFIKGVEGVMGFTPTLFDWCLLIFSTSLFITSTMAARWLLLKEKELYLLRQNTTGNSDDITEISTPQ